From Anaerolineales bacterium, one genomic window encodes:
- a CDS encoding sigma-54 dependent transcriptional regulator, whose protein sequence is MSGTVLIVDDEDTARSFVSEALGDAGYEAIEAGDLKSANKAIDTGAADIVLLDVVLPDGSGISLLDRISMENPSPPVILITAFGEVDTAVEAMKKGAQDFLQKPLDLNRLLQAVERAQEVVLLRRELDLLRRSSGEQAEWVIGETSEMKRIVSEAQRAAAASASVLITGETGTGKEVLARAIYSMSPRADKAFIPINCAALPDTMIESELFGHEAGAFTGAQKRKPGLIEIADGGILFLDEISSTKPEMQAKLLRVLDEHRFRRVGGVTEIDVDIQILAASNRDLKAMIAEGAFREDLYYRLKVVDLHLPPLKDRIVDIPALAGTFIRQINLRTGNNITGITSRAIDALKAHSWPGNIRELRHVIERAMLFCDDEEIDLAHLPPDIQVSSKSKKK, encoded by the coding sequence ATGAGTGGAACGGTTCTAATTGTCGACGACGAAGACACCGCAAGATCGTTCGTTTCCGAAGCGCTCGGCGACGCGGGTTATGAGGCGATCGAGGCCGGCGATCTAAAATCTGCGAACAAGGCCATCGATACGGGCGCCGCGGACATCGTACTCTTGGACGTCGTTCTGCCGGATGGGTCGGGCATATCCCTGCTCGATCGCATCAGCATGGAAAATCCCAGCCCGCCGGTGATCTTGATCACCGCTTTCGGTGAGGTGGACACCGCCGTCGAAGCGATGAAGAAGGGAGCGCAGGATTTTCTCCAGAAACCCCTGGATCTGAACCGCTTGCTCCAGGCCGTCGAACGGGCGCAAGAAGTGGTCTTGCTGCGCCGGGAACTCGATCTTTTACGGCGCTCGTCGGGCGAACAAGCCGAATGGGTGATCGGAGAAACGTCCGAGATGAAGCGCATCGTCAGCGAGGCGCAGCGCGCCGCTGCGGCCTCCGCATCCGTGTTGATCACCGGAGAGACCGGAACCGGCAAGGAAGTGCTTGCTCGAGCGATTTACAGCATGAGTCCCCGCGCGGATAAGGCGTTCATTCCCATCAACTGCGCCGCGCTGCCCGACACGATGATCGAATCCGAACTTTTCGGGCACGAAGCAGGCGCATTCACAGGCGCGCAGAAACGGAAGCCCGGGCTGATCGAGATCGCAGACGGGGGTATTTTGTTCCTGGATGAAATCTCGTCGACCAAGCCCGAAATGCAGGCGAAGTTGTTGCGCGTGCTGGACGAGCACCGCTTTCGCCGCGTCGGCGGTGTGACCGAGATTGATGTCGACATCCAAATCCTGGCGGCTTCCAACCGTGATTTGAAGGCCATGATTGCGGAAGGTGCATTTCGGGAGGATCTTTACTACCGGCTCAAGGTGGTCGATCTGCATCTACCCCCACTCAAAGATCGCATCGTCGACATTCCCGCCCTGGCCGGTACGTTCATACGCCAGATTAACTTGCGAACGGGAAACAACATTACCGGCATAACTTCCCGTGCGATCGATGCGCTCAAAGCACACTCTTGGCCCGGCAATATTCGCGAACTCCGGCACGTCATCGAACGAGCGATGCTGTTTTGTGACGACGAAGAAATCGACCTCGCACACTTGCCTCCGGATATTCAGGTTTCGTCCAAGAGCAAGAAAAAGTAA
- a CDS encoding tetratricopeptide repeat protein, which produces MDSPLSDSAVLDALRTILSPQELSLSLAHLLRVPAAWSKLHDPAFIERVIHSNASKPITPSTLIHSIFDDAKLESAESPLPETLEFRLQNSMQTILHGSEIETDFESIALLAVGIARQCNAGDDASEIANAARRQPQLWKSPLCCAWTWIHDPQKLLHLLLDGLTPEGVALAANMFLANMTANEAAGKIIEMLPNTWKPFTLLLRELDEAGLVNAIVHSTSKDDTRRAASAESDPEVLLTDAIRDLTLGEYGDARERLDLAWKATAKTAASIADHIAETAYLEGDGVLEIEARKQALRSCPSPRRRADLALTYVDQDRPDEVLSIIDQDPQSIEEQIALGNALVRLSDTDHAIAHLRPAAIRVPTAFHLSGRWLKALSQGLQDCGDFDSSLQIARAYVNRSPYEYTPRAEYIGKLSSLGDHTAAAEQAALLLAIHPQANEARQLLAINLQESGAAHASLTHWKELASDDPSYLWDVAECALQANEATIAEETAINLLKNDPDSVRANIVLGRAHSALGRFESALKHIQRAVEIHPDNPRAWIALAETKEAAGDSDAAAEVLSKSIGHLPEEASLYAAQAAFNSRQGLLDQSRDSIVKAVELDPDNVEWLLRYGAVLDHSGQDDAALSTLKEAHSKEPYNWRVRTALGKVHEHRNEHHLAAELLSHLPADAPAEAHYLAGRVIAKSGEHSDMQFASKAVEHLQIARDAGIADPNLEYWMARAQEYAGENELAFQNYQSSLKSINETDRDISIKALMGTARTALATGRLPIALTTLETAQEKFPASTDVLTQLSRAYLSGGMPEQSLHVAQQAVEIEPGNADALNALRDSAVAMKEWNHAMQATQRLLEDNPGNQLSWLDLARYAHNAERHILARDSLSQALAIDRRNPKSLLAAAKLLIEFDEPAYALVNLRQALARSSEEADFYAELAETSQTLGDIEIEQKAWMRLLEFEPDNLAALTQGARALWNLDRHASAIGLWQRAIQIDGDNAGLNLHLGRAYFTAGETQRGLDHVLRAYKLAPGSADLAKEAGNSLLRFGSPLDALEVLQRAVQLSPNDIDCLMDLGKCYLQLGRFDEAEHTLSKAREFSTYPLRADALLSQIALTNGDLMRAEKLLQDTLQASPRTTEDTFCIAETAMRLGHWDDAVNVIEETLSKDGDVETLLASAKLRLRIADTYWLYATLGAAQAHAPIPQCASPSAENEINSLIERIYQAGAAKRTVDRLKRWSSLTFDSISIEDIDSDLDMEISPGWSCMVHALAIFLFKTGNPERAIEVIESDPDNIDPDAWGAILLGLCHTSLGDTTQAIQAYNIASRNMVVQPLVSFLASDTLWQAGEIEDSLSSLNLALSAWPNEVTWHTIAASRYQDQNRFDAAVAHLQQAAELDPDDPENLHALAHALKNSGQLSEALVYYEQLIERAPERKSAWKEAAEVAMANGKAEIAQTWFERASTLYPSDPACLIGAARAAMSQGKTDQAMSHIDSAARMAPKNMEVLVGMGEILASQGKYEKALRAYDQAIKSSEGQLDIRVGRCKLLLQIGRPQHAIAELHTLLEAHPRDEKLHSTLAEAYERAGDLENAIEAATQATLLSPRDAAYRYQVGRLCRLAGQLDRALDELLQAQSTTPDQASISRELGQVHEQRREIAQALDAYRRALELDPRDDLSHYRAGLILKQQKAYPQAARLLERAIELNPKDTEIIQQLAAVRALELVHGGI; this is translated from the coding sequence ATGGACTCCCCACTTTCAGATTCAGCAGTTCTCGATGCGCTGCGTACGATTCTCAGCCCCCAGGAGTTGTCTCTAAGCCTGGCGCACCTGCTCCGTGTGCCTGCAGCCTGGAGTAAACTGCATGATCCTGCGTTTATCGAGCGCGTCATCCATTCAAATGCATCCAAGCCAATCACACCTTCCACACTGATCCACTCCATTTTCGATGATGCCAAGCTTGAAAGCGCGGAATCACCGCTGCCGGAAACGTTGGAATTTCGGCTACAGAATTCGATGCAAACGATCCTGCACGGATCGGAAATCGAAACGGATTTCGAATCGATCGCATTACTGGCGGTTGGCATTGCCCGCCAATGCAATGCCGGAGACGACGCCTCTGAAATTGCGAACGCAGCTCGTCGCCAACCCCAACTATGGAAATCACCACTGTGCTGCGCCTGGACGTGGATCCATGATCCACAAAAATTACTCCACCTTCTACTCGATGGGCTGACGCCCGAGGGCGTTGCGCTCGCAGCAAACATGTTCCTGGCGAACATGACCGCGAATGAGGCTGCCGGGAAAATCATCGAGATGCTCCCGAACACGTGGAAGCCATTTACGCTTCTGCTTCGAGAACTCGATGAAGCCGGACTCGTGAATGCAATCGTGCATTCGACGTCGAAAGATGATACCCGACGCGCAGCTTCGGCGGAATCTGACCCCGAAGTCTTGTTGACGGATGCAATTCGCGACCTCACGTTGGGAGAGTACGGTGACGCAAGAGAACGTCTCGATCTCGCCTGGAAGGCAACCGCGAAAACCGCAGCCTCGATCGCCGATCATATCGCTGAAACGGCGTATCTCGAGGGAGATGGTGTTCTGGAGATCGAAGCTCGGAAACAAGCACTTCGCTCGTGCCCCTCGCCCAGGCGACGTGCCGATCTCGCTTTGACGTATGTCGATCAAGATAGGCCCGATGAGGTTCTGTCCATCATCGATCAGGACCCACAGAGCATCGAGGAACAAATCGCTCTTGGGAACGCCCTCGTTCGGCTAAGCGATACAGATCACGCGATTGCGCATCTACGTCCTGCGGCAATACGCGTTCCCACAGCGTTCCACCTCAGTGGTCGCTGGCTGAAAGCATTGTCGCAAGGATTGCAGGACTGCGGAGATTTCGATAGTTCCCTGCAGATTGCAAGAGCGTACGTGAATCGTTCACCGTATGAGTACACACCGAGAGCGGAGTATATCGGCAAGTTGAGCTCGCTGGGGGATCATACGGCCGCTGCCGAACAAGCCGCGCTGCTGTTGGCAATCCACCCCCAAGCCAATGAAGCGCGTCAGCTTCTGGCTATAAACTTACAAGAAAGCGGCGCTGCGCATGCGAGTCTGACTCACTGGAAAGAGCTTGCGAGCGATGATCCCAGTTATCTGTGGGACGTAGCGGAATGCGCACTACAAGCGAACGAAGCTACCATCGCGGAAGAGACAGCAATCAACCTGCTGAAAAACGATCCCGACTCCGTGCGCGCCAACATCGTTCTTGGGAGAGCACATTCTGCACTGGGCCGTTTCGAATCCGCCCTCAAGCATATCCAACGTGCGGTAGAGATACATCCCGATAATCCACGGGCATGGATCGCACTTGCAGAAACGAAAGAAGCAGCCGGCGATTCGGACGCAGCCGCTGAGGTGCTTTCGAAATCCATCGGGCATCTGCCCGAAGAGGCATCGCTTTATGCTGCGCAGGCAGCATTCAATAGCCGCCAGGGACTGCTGGACCAGAGCAGAGATTCCATTGTAAAGGCAGTCGAATTGGATCCCGACAACGTCGAATGGCTGCTGCGATATGGTGCGGTCCTTGATCACTCCGGCCAAGATGATGCGGCATTGTCGACGCTCAAAGAAGCGCATTCGAAAGAACCTTACAACTGGCGAGTCCGCACGGCGCTCGGCAAGGTGCATGAACACCGTAATGAGCATCATCTCGCTGCCGAGCTCCTCAGCCATCTTCCAGCTGACGCCCCAGCCGAGGCACACTATCTTGCCGGACGCGTCATAGCCAAGTCCGGAGAACATTCGGACATGCAATTTGCTTCGAAGGCCGTGGAACATCTGCAAATCGCACGTGATGCCGGGATCGCCGATCCGAACCTGGAATATTGGATGGCGCGTGCACAGGAGTACGCCGGCGAAAACGAGCTAGCGTTCCAAAACTATCAATCGAGTTTGAAATCAATTAATGAAACGGATCGGGATATTAGCATAAAAGCGCTGATGGGGACCGCAAGAACCGCACTCGCCACCGGACGGCTCCCAATCGCCTTGACGACGCTGGAAACCGCACAAGAGAAATTCCCCGCGTCGACCGACGTTCTCACCCAGTTGTCGCGCGCTTACCTATCCGGCGGAATGCCTGAACAATCCTTGCATGTCGCTCAGCAGGCAGTCGAAATCGAGCCCGGAAACGCCGATGCGCTGAACGCGCTGCGAGATTCCGCCGTCGCCATGAAAGAATGGAATCATGCAATGCAGGCGACACAACGTCTACTTGAAGATAATCCGGGCAATCAACTCAGCTGGTTGGATCTTGCACGATATGCGCATAACGCGGAACGACACATATTAGCCAGGGATTCCTTGAGTCAGGCGCTTGCGATCGATCGGCGGAACCCGAAGTCGTTGTTGGCAGCGGCAAAATTGCTGATCGAATTCGACGAACCCGCCTACGCCCTGGTCAATCTGAGACAGGCCCTGGCACGGTCTTCAGAAGAGGCTGATTTCTACGCAGAATTGGCGGAGACGAGTCAGACGCTGGGTGATATCGAGATTGAACAGAAAGCCTGGATGCGTCTTCTGGAGTTCGAGCCGGACAACCTGGCCGCTCTCACCCAGGGTGCTCGAGCTCTGTGGAACCTGGATCGTCACGCTTCGGCAATCGGTCTCTGGCAGCGAGCAATCCAGATCGATGGAGACAACGCCGGGCTGAACTTGCATTTGGGTCGTGCGTATTTCACCGCCGGTGAGACACAGAGAGGTCTGGACCATGTATTGAGAGCCTACAAGCTCGCACCTGGTTCTGCAGATCTTGCGAAAGAAGCCGGTAACTCACTGCTGCGTTTTGGATCTCCGCTGGATGCCTTGGAAGTGCTGCAGCGCGCGGTCCAACTTTCTCCGAACGACATCGATTGTCTCATGGATCTGGGAAAGTGCTATTTGCAGCTGGGCCGCTTTGATGAAGCCGAACACACGCTTTCGAAAGCTCGGGAGTTTTCTACCTACCCACTCCGTGCCGATGCGCTGCTCTCACAGATTGCCCTGACGAACGGCGATCTCATGCGAGCGGAGAAGCTTCTCCAAGACACCTTACAAGCATCTCCCCGCACGACGGAAGACACGTTCTGCATCGCGGAAACTGCAATGCGTCTTGGACACTGGGATGATGCGGTAAACGTTATCGAAGAAACACTTTCCAAAGACGGAGATGTGGAAACGCTTCTGGCATCAGCAAAGCTGCGTTTGCGAATCGCGGACACATATTGGCTATACGCAACCCTTGGAGCCGCTCAGGCCCACGCTCCAATACCGCAATGTGCATCGCCGTCCGCCGAAAACGAGATCAATTCGCTCATCGAAAGAATTTATCAAGCCGGCGCCGCGAAGCGTACCGTCGATCGGCTCAAGCGCTGGTCTTCGTTAACTTTCGACTCGATCTCGATCGAGGATATCGACTCCGATCTTGATATGGAGATCTCTCCTGGATGGAGCTGCATGGTCCACGCATTGGCGATCTTTCTTTTCAAAACCGGAAACCCGGAGAGAGCAATCGAGGTCATCGAGTCCGACCCGGACAACATCGACCCAGACGCCTGGGGAGCGATCTTGCTTGGCTTGTGCCACACAAGCCTGGGTGACACCACACAGGCAATCCAGGCCTACAACATCGCCTCTCGCAACATGGTCGTTCAGCCGCTGGTCAGTTTCCTTGCCAGCGACACCCTCTGGCAGGCTGGCGAAATCGAGGATTCGCTTTCGAGTCTAAACCTCGCCTTGTCGGCGTGGCCGAACGAAGTCACGTGGCACACGATCGCTGCATCGCGATATCAGGATCAGAATCGCTTCGACGCCGCTGTGGCGCATCTGCAGCAGGCTGCAGAACTCGATCCCGATGATCCGGAAAACTTACATGCTTTGGCCCACGCGCTAAAAAATTCGGGGCAGCTCAGCGAAGCCCTGGTCTATTACGAGCAGCTGATCGAGAGAGCGCCGGAACGAAAATCGGCCTGGAAAGAAGCCGCCGAAGTCGCCATGGCCAACGGAAAAGCGGAAATCGCCCAGACCTGGTTTGAACGTGCCTCTACGCTGTACCCCTCCGATCCTGCTTGTTTGATTGGGGCCGCGCGTGCTGCAATGTCGCAGGGAAAGACGGATCAAGCCATGTCCCACATCGACTCTGCAGCTCGCATGGCGCCGAAAAACATGGAAGTCCTGGTGGGGATGGGCGAAATTCTCGCCAGCCAGGGGAAATACGAGAAAGCCCTCAGAGCATACGATCAGGCGATTAAAAGCTCGGAAGGGCAGCTTGACATTCGCGTTGGCCGCTGCAAGCTCCTGCTTCAAATCGGCCGGCCGCAGCATGCGATTGCAGAACTGCACACCCTGCTCGAAGCGCATCCACGGGACGAAAAATTGCATTCGACACTAGCGGAAGCTTACGAACGCGCTGGAGATCTCGAGAACGCCATCGAAGCTGCGACGCAGGCTACGCTGCTCTCCCCGCGGGATGCAGCATATCGCTACCAGGTCGGCCGACTGTGCCGTCTGGCCGGGCAGTTGGATCGCGCGCTGGATGAATTACTGCAAGCGCAATCCACTACACCGGATCAAGCCTCGATCTCGCGCGAGCTGGGCCAGGTGCACGAACAACGCCGGGAAATCGCCCAAGCACTCGATGCTTACCGGCGCGCTCTTGAACTCGATCCACGGGACGATTTATCCCACTATCGCGCCGGGCTGATATTGAAACAACAAAAGGCGTATCCCCAAGCTGCGCGCCTACTCGAACGCGCCATCGAACTCAATCCGAAAGATACGGAAATAATCCAGCAGCTAGCCGCTGTTCGAGCGCTGGAATTGGTGCACGGCGGCATATAA